From Candidatus Cloacimonadota bacterium:
TGGAATTTCGATAGCATCGTAGTTATCATAATGCACATAGGAAGTTTTTCCCCGCAGCTTCTTGTTGAATTTCAGGTTTTCTTTCATAGACATAAGCGGTAATGGTTGATGTCGCCTGCCGTGGTCTATATTGGTAAACCAGCGAACTCCTTTGATCCTCAAGAATTTCCTTCCTTCTTCATCGATCCTCCAACCAGCTGCATTTATTGGATAGTTATCAGGCACTTGAAATTCTCGGTCTCCGCTACTTATACTTGGACCAAACCACATTTTATTCTCTTTGATCAGAGGAAAAACTTCCTTATAGGTAATGGCATTCATATTGCCAATTATTAAAAAGTCTTTATCTGCTTGCACAATCCACGCCAGGAATTCCCGGAACAGGGAAAAAGGCGGATTGGTTATAATAATGTCTGCTTCATCACGGAGTTTCTTTACTTCCTTACTGCGGAAATCACCATCTCTTTGTAAGTAATGCCAATCCAGGTCTTCAATATCTATCTTGCCGTCTCCGGTCTTGTCATGATCTAAAGTAAATATTTTTCCTAATATGGTGGTTTTGTCTTCATCATATTGCGAATCTGTAGTCTCGAACCAGGTAGGCTGGTATCCGTCTTTGTATTTTTTGCTGGCAGAGGCATAGCTGGTGCTGATCAGTTTCTTAATACCGAATCTTTCAAAGTTCTGGGCGAAGTATTTGGTAAAATTGCTCCATTCCGGATCATCACAGGGCAGGAGTATTGTTTTCCCTCTAAACACATCAGGATCATAATCAATATAAGCATTTATCTCTTTCTCTATA
This genomic window contains:
- a CDS encoding DNA methyltransferase yields the protein MPNINLTEAKRAKNDEFYTQYHDIEKEINAYIDYDPDVFRGKTILLPCDDPEWSNFTKYFAQNFERFGIKKLISTSYASASKKYKDGYQPTWFETTDSQYDEDKTTILGKIFTLDHDKTGDGKIDIEDLDWHYLQRDGDFRSKEVKKLRDEADIIITNPPFSLFREFLAWIVQADKDFLIIGNMNAITYKEVFPLIKENKMWFGPSISSGDREFQVPDNYPINAAGWRIDEEGRKFLRIKGVRWFTNIDHGRRHQPLPLMSMKENLKFNKKLRGKTSYVHYDNYDAIEIPFTNAIPSDYDDIMGVPISFLDKYCPEQFEIVWQASGNTRASAPKKILKRLNYRSHSEDRGGCTIVNGKRTYGRILIKHRK